A single region of the Leishmania donovani BPK282A1 complete genome, chromosome 19 genome encodes:
- a CDS encoding glycosomal malate dehydrogenase: protein MVNVCVVGAAGGIGQSLSLLLVRQLPYGSTLSLFDVVGAAGVAADLSHVDNAGVQVKFAAGKIGQKRDPALAELAKGVDVFVMVAGVPRKPGMTRDDLFKINAGIMLDLVLTCASSSPKAVFCIVTNPVNSTVVIAAEALKSLGVYDRNRLLGVSLLDGLRATCFINEARKPLVVTQVPVVGGHSDATIVPLFHQLLGPLPEQATLDKIVKRVQVAGTEVVKAKAGRGSATLSMAEAGARFTLKVVEGLTGTGKPLVYAYVDTDGQHETPFLAIPVVLGVNGIEKRLPIGPLHSTEETLLKAALPVIKKNIVKGSEFARSHL from the coding sequence ATGGTAAACGTGTGCGTTGTTGGGGCTGCCGGCGGCATCGGGCAGTCGCTGTCGCTTCTGCtggtgcgccagctgccgtACGGGAGCACTTTGTCGTTGTTCGACGTTGtgggcgctgccggcgttgcAGCGGACCTGTCGCACGTGGACAACGCCGGTGTGCAGGTGAAGTTCGCGGCGGGCAAGATAGGCCAGAAGCGCGACCCAGCGCTAGCGGAGCTTGCGAAGGGCGTGGATGTGTTTGTGATGGTGGCTGGCGTGCCACGCAAGCCGGGCATGACGCGCGACGACCTTTTCAAAATCAACGCCGGAATCATGCTGGACCTTGTGCTGACGTGCGCATCGTCGAGCCCAAAGGCGGTGTTCTGCATTGTGACGAACCCTGTGAACAGCACGGTCGTGatcgcggcagaggcgctgaagAGCCTCGGCGTATACGACAGAAACCGGCTGCTTGGCGTGTCGCTGCTAGACGGGCTGCGCGCGACGTGCTTCATCAACGAGGCGCGCAAGCCTTTGGTCGTGACGCAGGTGCCAGTTGTTGGCGGGCACAGCGACGCAACGATTGTTCCGTTGTTCCACCAGCTGCTGGGGCCGTTGCCGGAGCAGGCGACGCTGGACAAGATCGTGAAGCGCGTGCAGGTTGCAGGCACAGAGGtggtgaaggcgaaggcCGGGCGCGGGTCTGCGACGCTGTCGATGGCGGAGGCTGGCGCGCGGTTCACGCTGAAGGTTGTGGAGGGCCTGACCGGCACGGGTAAACCGCTGGTGTACGCATACGTGGACACAGACGGGCAGCACGAGACGCCGTTCCTCGCGATCCCCGTGGTGCTTGGCGTGAATGGAATCGAGAAGCGCCTGCCAATCGGTCCGCTGCACTCGACAGAGGAAAcgctgctgaaggcggcACTGCCGGTGATCAAGAAGAATATCGTGAAGGGCAGCGAGTTCGCGCGCTCACACCTGTAG